AATCGACGAAGGAACAGACGGCGTCGTGGATGCCCAAGCGGCGCAAGCCGAGCGCGCGCTCTCGACCGGCGAGCCGGCGCCGGGTCTCTCCCGGCGCGCGACCACCCGGGTGGAAGAGATCGTGGTGAGTGCGAGAAAGCGCGACGAGTTCCTCGAAGATACCCCGGTCTCCGTCACCGCGCTCGGCGCGGACACCCTTCGCGAGGTCGGCGTCACGCAGCTCAGCGACATTCAGGATCTCGTGCCCAACCTCCAGTTTCGATCCGGACGCAACGGCATCACCGCCGGCGTGCAGATCCGAGGCATCGGCACGGCCTCCCCGGAGCTCGCTTTCGATCCCGGGGTCGGGATCTACGTCGATGGCGTCTATCTGCCTCGCGCTTTCGGTCAGATCGTAGATGTAATCGACGTCGAGCAGATCGAGGTGCTGCGGGGCCCGCAGGGGACCCTCTTCGGCAAGAACACCGTGGGAGGCGCGATCAATCTCACGACCGTGAAGCCGCAGCCCGTGCCGGAAGCTTTCGTGCTCGCTCGGCCCAGCAACTTCGGACGTATCTTCACCGAAGCGATGGTGAATCTGCCGGTTGTGGAGGACCTTCTATTCTCGCGCTTGTCGGTGTCGACGACCAACAACGGCGGCTACTTCCGGAACGATGCGCAGGACTTCACCTCGACGAATCGGAACTCGATCGCGTTCCTCGGGTCGCTTCGGCTCGTCCCCCACGAAGACGTGACCCTGGACCTCTCCGGATCGTGGTCCCGGGACACGAATCACAGCCGTGGCGCTCAGTGCGTCTTTCCGGGCGGGGGCAGCCTCGAGGGCCTCTTTGCTCCCGTTCTCGAGGAAGAGTGCCGCAAGAGCCGCCCGTTCCGCGGTTCGACGAACGTCCGGCCAGAGTCGCGCCTCGTGAGCTACGGGATCTGGGGAACGGCGAACTGGAGTCTCGGTTCGCTGGGGTGGCTCGACGACCTGTCGGTGAAGGCGCTCGGGTCCTGGCGAACCCAGAAGCCCCGGGTTCAAGAGGACATCGACGGCACCGTCGTCAGTGTGGTCGAGATCACGGACCTCGGGCAGGGCCCCCTGGGCGGGACTCCGGGCTTCCAGGAGCAGTACTCGGGCGAGCTCCAGCTGACCGGCGACGCGTGGGACGATCGCGTTCACTTCGTCGGTGGGTATTTCGCTTTTTGGGAGAGCGGTCGCCTCTCCCCCTCGACCACCACCGGGCCTACGCCCGGCGGAACGAGCCCGCTGCGCGTGACCGAAACGACCAGCACCATCGACAACTGGACGTGGGCGCTCTACGGGCAGGCGACCGTCGACGTGACGCAGTGGCTGAGCCTCACGGCTGGTCTCCGCTACACGGAGGACAAGAAGGGAGCCGGGCTCTTCACGTTCACACCGAACGCGCCCGATGCCCCGCCGACCGCCGACGCGGATGGTAGCGCGATCTTCACCCGCTTCACCCCCATGGCGAGCATCGCCTTCCAGACACCGGAGGAGTGGCTGGACGAGCTGTCGCTCGATCATCTGATGGCGTACTTCACCTACTCCCAGGGCTTTCGCGGGGGCGGGTTCAACGCGCTCACCGCCGGCACCGACGATCTCGCGTCGTTCGGACCCGAGACCCTCGACAACTTCGAGGTCGGGGTGAAGACGATCGGGTGGGACCAGCGGGTGACGTTCAATCTCTCGTTCTTCCTCGGTGACTACGACGACATCCAGGTCGTCACCGTAGAAGCGATCCCGAACCCGGACGTCCCAGGAGGCATCGACATCGTTCGCCTCACCCAGAACGCGGCCGACGCAACCTCCAAGGGAATCGAGATCGAGCTCAACACGATTCCCATCGACGGGCTTCAGATCATGGGCTCCGTTGGCATCCTGGACGCCAAATTCGGAACCTACATCGTTCCCGATCCGGCCAACCCGGGGAACGATCAGGACTTCAGCGGCGACCGCTTCGGCAACGTTCCCCAGCTGCAGACCTTCCTGTCCGTGCAGTACTCACTGCCCGTTTCGCTCGGGAACGAGGATTTGGACGGCTGGCTGACGCCACGTCTGGATTGGTCCTACCAGAGTCTGATCGAGTACAGCGGGGACGAAGTTCTCTTGCAGCAGCCGGGCGTCAACCTCCTGCATGCCCGGCTGTCCTACGGTTTCTTCAATGACCGCGCTCAGGTGGCGCTCTGGGCCCGCAACCTTCTCGATCAGGCGTACTTCAACACCGCCCAGCCACTTCAGGCCGTCTTCGGGAACGCGACGCGGTTCTATGCGCCACCGCTGACGTTTGGCGGTGAGCTGAGCTATCGGTTTTGAGCGTCGCCGCCCGGATCCGCTCGCGTACGTCCCGCGGGCGGGCAGCCAGGGTGCTGCTGCGGCGGCCGAGCGCGTGCGCGGTGGCCCTCGGCGCACTCACTTTATTCGGCGCGTGTGCTGAGGATCCGCTCCCTGCCGGCGCGCCCGAGGTGCTTCTGTTCTCGCAGACCAAGGAGTTTCGACACGAGAGCATCGAACACGGTACCGAAGTCCTGGTGGAC
This genomic window from Candidatus Binatia bacterium contains:
- a CDS encoding TonB-dependent receptor; protein product: MMQIRLGNRATVAAILVAVLSSEAHAQIGAGPSGIDRPSRIDEGTDGVVDAQAAQAERALSTGEPAPGLSRRATTRVEEIVVSARKRDEFLEDTPVSVTALGADTLREVGVTQLSDIQDLVPNLQFRSGRNGITAGVQIRGIGTASPELAFDPGVGIYVDGVYLPRAFGQIVDVIDVEQIEVLRGPQGTLFGKNTVGGAINLTTVKPQPVPEAFVLARPSNFGRIFTEAMVNLPVVEDLLFSRLSVSTTNNGGYFRNDAQDFTSTNRNSIAFLGSLRLVPHEDVTLDLSGSWSRDTNHSRGAQCVFPGGGSLEGLFAPVLEEECRKSRPFRGSTNVRPESRLVSYGIWGTANWSLGSLGWLDDLSVKALGSWRTQKPRVQEDIDGTVVSVVEITDLGQGPLGGTPGFQEQYSGELQLTGDAWDDRVHFVGGYFAFWESGRLSPSTTTGPTPGGTSPLRVTETTSTIDNWTWALYGQATVDVTQWLSLTAGLRYTEDKKGAGLFTFTPNAPDAPPTADADGSAIFTRFTPMASIAFQTPEEWLDELSLDHLMAYFTYSQGFRGGGFNALTAGTDDLASFGPETLDNFEVGVKTIGWDQRVTFNLSFFLGDYDDIQVVTVEAIPNPDVPGGIDIVRLTQNAADATSKGIEIELNTIPIDGLQIMGSVGILDAKFGTYIVPDPANPGNDQDFSGDRFGNVPQLQTFLSVQYSLPVSLGNEDLDGWLTPRLDWSYQSLIEYSGDEVLLQQPGVNLLHARLSYGFFNDRAQVALWARNLLDQAYFNTAQPLQAVFGNATRFYAPPLTFGGELSYRF